From the Pirellulales bacterium genome, one window contains:
- a CDS encoding TIGR03546 family protein encodes MLDFFLRPLRQLVQTLVGDDSPRQVAWGFALGMLVGCLPKGNLLVLTLGILLWSLRVSIPAALLAGGVFSLLAPLWDGAAHAIGSAIISSETLRPWFAALYQAPLGRFTGLTNTAVVGQLAIGLYCLYPAYWAARLAATRIRPRMAKWLLSYRVIRWLKGAEIGAQLGLEA; translated from the coding sequence ATGCTCGACTTTTTCTTGCGGCCGCTCAGGCAACTTGTCCAGACGCTCGTCGGCGACGACTCGCCGCGGCAGGTGGCGTGGGGGTTTGCGCTGGGAATGCTCGTGGGCTGCCTGCCCAAGGGGAACCTGTTGGTGCTGACGCTGGGGATCCTTCTGTGGTCGCTGCGCGTGAGCATTCCTGCGGCGCTCTTGGCCGGGGGGGTGTTCTCGCTGCTGGCGCCGCTGTGGGACGGCGCGGCGCATGCAATTGGTTCGGCGATCATCTCCTCGGAGACGCTGCGGCCCTGGTTCGCCGCGCTGTACCAGGCGCCGCTGGGGCGGTTCACGGGGCTCACGAACACGGCGGTCGTGGGGCAGTTGGCGATCGGGCTGTACTGTCTCTACCCCGCTTACTGGGCCGCCCGGCTGGCGGCGACACGGATTCGACCAAGGATGGCGAAATGGCTGCTCAGCTACCGGGTGATACGCTGGCTCAAGGGAGCGGAGATCGGGGCCCAATTGGGGCTCGAGGCCTAG